The Fulvivirga ligni genome window below encodes:
- a CDS encoding imelysin family protein produces MMNYFKRGLLMVAFLGALLTFSGCGDENSDETDNFDRSLLLSQASLEIVTGYEELANNTASLENSVTVFVATPNEDNLVSVQNAWKAARKSYKQVELFDFGPVEQLGIMTSFDSWPTNSANIESTLSTDQTIDVDYVKNLGASTKGFPAIEYLIFAEEQSNAELVDEFTNNQNRKDFLAALATSLNNIAQQAFQAWTSAGSDYSATFIIADGKDVGSSTNVLANKFIQLIEVIKNNKVGIPLGKKSMGTPLPENVESPKAKISLDLIEVNLISLQTVFTGGSQPTDMGFDDYLNAVGAQYDGESLSGVIENQIAKCLTDLEAIKSPLKEAVSDEVTEVDALYNDLQQLTIYVKTDMMSSLGLLVTFSDNDGD; encoded by the coding sequence ATGATGAATTATTTTAAAAGAGGATTATTAATGGTAGCGTTCTTAGGAGCGCTATTGACGTTTTCAGGGTGTGGAGACGAGAATAGTGATGAAACGGATAATTTTGATCGCTCTTTGCTACTAAGTCAGGCAAGTCTGGAGATAGTGACTGGCTATGAGGAGCTTGCCAATAACACCGCCTCATTGGAAAACTCAGTAACGGTGTTCGTAGCTACTCCAAATGAAGATAATCTTGTTTCTGTGCAGAATGCGTGGAAGGCAGCCAGAAAAAGCTATAAACAAGTAGAGTTATTTGACTTCGGTCCGGTAGAGCAGTTAGGCATCATGACTAGCTTTGATAGCTGGCCTACCAACAGCGCTAACATTGAGTCCACTCTATCAACTGATCAAACTATAGACGTGGATTACGTGAAAAACCTGGGAGCGTCAACTAAAGGTTTTCCTGCCATCGAATATTTAATATTTGCTGAAGAGCAGTCGAATGCTGAGCTGGTTGATGAATTCACCAATAACCAAAACAGAAAGGACTTCCTTGCTGCTCTGGCTACCAGTCTTAACAACATTGCTCAACAGGCTTTCCAGGCCTGGACTAGTGCAGGTAGCGACTATTCTGCTACTTTTATCATTGCCGATGGTAAAGATGTAGGAAGCTCAACTAATGTTCTGGCTAATAAATTTATTCAGCTCATAGAGGTGATTAAGAATAACAAAGTGGGTATTCCATTAGGAAAGAAAAGCATGGGAACACCATTACCTGAAAATGTTGAGTCTCCCAAGGCTAAAATCTCTTTAGACCTCATAGAAGTAAATCTCATTTCGCTACAAACAGTATTTACTGGTGGAAGCCAGCCCACTGATATGGGTTTTGACGACTATCTGAATGCTGTAGGTGCGCAGTACGATGGAGAGTCTTTGTCTGGAGTTATTGAAAATCAGATCGCCAAATGCCTTACTGATCTTGAGGCTATAAAATCTCCATTGAAAGAGGCCGTAAGTGATGAAGTAACTGAGGTTGATGCACTGTATAACGATTTGCAGCAGCTTACCATTTATGTGAAAACGGACATGATGTCTAGTCTAGGGCTATTAGTAACATTCTCAGATAACGACGGTGATTAA
- a CDS encoding HTTM domain-containing protein, giving the protein MSGLNKHINQALSIAPLATFRVAFGFMMLVSVIRFAYYGWIDEFYIQPDYHFSYYGFEWVKVFPPAGMYSLFLVMGISALMVMLGRFYKIFITLFFLSFTYIELIDKTYYLNHYYFVSLVSFIMIWLPAHRSFSLDAYYKPSMSREKVAAWMINIIKLQLFIVYFYAGLAKLNYDWLIEAEPLKIWLASNSHLPVIGQYMDELWVAYAFSWFGAIYDLFIPFLLINKKTRIPAFAAVIVFHVMTWWLFPIGMFPFIMILSTLIFFSAEWHKNIQHRFSRLFKVKNSVVQHRAMKGAPSWQVGLLGVFMLIQLIMPWRYLNYPGDLFWTEEGYRFSWRVMLMEKAGYVTYHIKDGEHGTSEEAYPSDYLTPLQEKMMSTQPDMILQFAHYLEKIYLAKGIRRPEIRVEAYATLNGSGSKKFIDPTVNLLEEEDNFSHKRWILPFEKHERTATR; this is encoded by the coding sequence TTGTCCGGGCTAAATAAACATATCAATCAAGCATTATCAATAGCACCATTAGCTACCTTCCGGGTAGCTTTTGGCTTTATGATGTTAGTCAGCGTAATAAGGTTTGCTTATTACGGCTGGATTGATGAATTCTACATTCAGCCCGATTATCACTTTAGTTACTATGGCTTTGAGTGGGTAAAAGTATTTCCTCCTGCAGGGATGTATTCATTATTCTTAGTTATGGGAATCAGTGCGTTAATGGTAATGCTGGGGAGGTTTTACAAAATATTTATCACCCTATTCTTCCTTTCTTTTACCTACATTGAGCTCATTGATAAAACCTATTATCTGAACCATTATTACTTTGTCAGCCTTGTCAGCTTCATTATGATTTGGCTCCCAGCCCATAGAAGTTTTTCATTAGATGCTTATTATAAACCATCAATGAGCCGGGAAAAAGTGGCGGCCTGGATGATCAATATTATCAAGCTGCAGCTATTCATCGTTTATTTTTACGCAGGCTTGGCGAAACTCAATTATGATTGGCTCATTGAGGCAGAACCATTGAAGATATGGCTGGCTTCTAACTCTCACTTACCGGTAATTGGTCAATATATGGATGAGCTCTGGGTGGCCTACGCTTTCAGCTGGTTTGGAGCTATTTATGATTTGTTCATTCCATTTCTTCTTATCAATAAAAAGACCAGGATTCCTGCGTTTGCTGCGGTTATCGTATTCCATGTGATGACGTGGTGGCTATTTCCGATAGGCATGTTTCCTTTCATTATGATTCTGTCTACACTGATTTTTTTCTCTGCCGAATGGCACAAGAACATTCAACACAGATTCAGTCGCTTGTTTAAAGTTAAAAACTCGGTAGTGCAGCATAGAGCCATGAAAGGCGCACCTAGTTGGCAGGTGGGGTTACTAGGGGTTTTTATGCTAATCCAGCTGATCATGCCGTGGAGGTATTTGAACTATCCTGGTGATTTGTTTTGGACGGAAGAAGGTTATCGCTTTTCCTGGAGAGTAATGCTAATGGAAAAGGCTGGTTATGTCACTTATCACATAAAAGACGGGGAGCATGGTACTTCTGAAGAGGCTTATCCCAGTGATTACCTCACGCCGTTGCAGGAAAAAATGATGAGTACACAACCTGATATGATCTTACAATTTGCTCATTACTTGGAAAAGATTTATTTGGCCAAAGGAATAAGAAGACCTGAAATACGAGTAGAGGCCTATGCTACATTGAATGGCAGCGGTAGCAAAAAGTTTATAGATCCTACCGTGAACCTATTAGAAGAAGAAGATAATTTCAGTCATAAGCGCTGGATTTTACCATTTGAAAAACACGAGAGAACAGCAACGAGGTGA